The following coding sequences are from one Beggiatoa alba B18LD window:
- a CDS encoding glycosyltransferase, giving the protein MLGYLLIFPVFSQAMARILHIGKYFPPFHGGIENFMADLMPAQTRQGETVAALVHDHHPHWQRFFSAVQAEQRPDNQLLYRAPCYGRLLYAPISPQFPVWLDKVIQRYQPNILHFHLPNTSAFWALFSKRARHCPWVVHWHSDVISHFHPLLKTAYQVYRPFEQRFLKQAQAIIVTSPPYLKASPALTPWQDKCHIVPLGIASQRLPKADDVALAWANQQWQAGKIRLFSVGRLTYYKGYEILIRAMQNLADAQLCIVGEGELKPRLQALIKTLDLQARVTLLGRCDAQQLAGLFTTSDIYCLSSLERTEAFGMVLLEAMYYGKPIVASRIQGAGVMWVVEDGKTGQLVEPNSVPALVAGLQHLIANPHEREQFVRQAYQRFNDLFTIESVAEKISTIYADCLTH; this is encoded by the coding sequence ATGCTAGGGTATTTACTCATTTTCCCCGTTTTCTCTCAGGCTATGGCGCGAATTCTCCATATTGGCAAATATTTCCCCCCCTTTCATGGCGGTATTGAAAACTTCATGGCGGATTTAATGCCTGCACAAACGCGACAGGGTGAAACCGTTGCCGCGTTAGTTCATGACCATCATCCACACTGGCAACGTTTTTTCTCTGCGGTTCAAGCCGAGCAACGCCCTGATAATCAATTACTCTACCGCGCCCCTTGTTATGGTCGCTTGCTATACGCGCCAATTAGTCCGCAATTTCCTGTTTGGCTTGATAAGGTGATTCAACGCTATCAGCCTAATATTTTGCATTTTCATTTGCCGAATACTTCCGCTTTTTGGGCGTTGTTCTCAAAACGTGCACGGCATTGCCCTTGGGTGGTGCATTGGCATTCGGATGTGATTTCTCATTTTCATCCATTGTTAAAAACGGCTTATCAAGTTTATCGTCCTTTTGAACAACGATTTTTAAAGCAAGCACAAGCGATTATCGTGACTTCTCCGCCCTACTTAAAAGCAAGTCCTGCTTTAACGCCGTGGCAAGATAAATGTCATATTGTGCCCTTGGGTATTGCGTCACAACGTTTACCAAAAGCAGACGATGTCGCCCTTGCATGGGCAAATCAGCAATGGCAAGCAGGAAAAATCCGTTTATTCAGTGTTGGACGTTTAACTTATTATAAAGGCTATGAAATTCTGATTCGGGCGATGCAAAATTTAGCGGATGCGCAGTTGTGTATTGTGGGTGAGGGTGAGTTAAAACCACGTTTGCAAGCGTTAATTAAGACATTAGATTTACAGGCGCGTGTCACATTGTTGGGGCGGTGTGATGCACAGCAATTGGCGGGCTTATTTACCACGAGCGATATTTATTGTTTATCGTCTTTAGAACGCACGGAAGCCTTTGGTATGGTGTTATTAGAAGCGATGTATTACGGCAAGCCTATTGTTGCAAGTCGAATTCAAGGCGCGGGCGTGATGTGGGTTGTGGAGGATGGAAAAACAGGGCAGTTAGTTGAGCCGAATAGCGTTCCTGCTTTAGTCGCGGGTTTACAACATCTGATTGCGAATCCTCATGAACGCGAACAATTTGTAAGACAGGCTTATCAACGTTTTAACGACTTATTCACCATAGAATCGGTTGCCGAGAAAATTAGCACGATTTATGCAGATTGTTTAACTCATTGA
- the mltF gene encoding membrane-bound lytic murein transglycosylase MltF, producing the protein MKILTIILMGFVVTFCSPEQTLLETIKAQGELVVVTRAGPTTYYIGLEGEALGLEYELTQRFASQLGVNLKLIVATHYADILPMVVKQQVHFAAAGLTVNRERRELVRFSPAYQKTTHQLVYRKSMPNIPRSLADLNETTPLVLINGSSQVDLCKRLQQEYPQLTWQTVDLSPMEVLEKINTEEIKFALLHTNEIMQMQRFFPELQVSFEVADDELVAWAFPRTIGDDSLYVEAMRFLNQLRTSGELDRLIDRYYGHIDFAEFDYVDTRTFYRHVQERLPFYRKHFEQVGLLYNLDWRLLAAMGYQESHWNPDAVSYTGVRGIMMLTHATALELNIQDREDSIQSIDGAARYFLMLRDKLNENIPEPDKTFFTLAAYNVGLGHLYDAQQLARQQGLDPYRWVEVKKMLPLLSDPKWYRRTRHGYARGSEPVYFVNNVRRFYDKLLASLDVPVDADKQEIRIFSPQQQPTQYLSKPSQLPVL; encoded by the coding sequence ATGAAAATATTGACAATCATTTTAATGGGGTTTGTAGTTACTTTTTGTTCGCCTGAGCAAACGTTACTAGAAACCATTAAAGCACAAGGCGAGTTAGTTGTTGTGACTCGTGCGGGACCAACAACGTATTATATCGGTTTAGAAGGGGAAGCACTGGGCTTAGAATATGAATTAACACAACGCTTTGCATCACAATTAGGGGTCAATTTAAAACTGATTGTGGCGACGCACTATGCGGATATTTTACCGATGGTTGTTAAACAACAAGTGCATTTCGCCGCCGCTGGATTAACCGTGAATCGAGAACGACGCGAATTAGTCCGTTTTAGTCCCGCCTATCAAAAAACCACACATCAATTGGTTTATCGTAAGTCAATGCCGAATATTCCGCGTAGTTTGGCAGATTTAAATGAAACCACACCATTAGTTTTAATCAATGGTTCTAGTCAAGTAGATTTATGTAAACGCTTACAACAAGAATACCCACAATTAACATGGCAAACCGTTGATTTATCGCCAATGGAAGTCTTGGAGAAAATCAATACTGAGGAAATTAAATTCGCGTTGTTGCATACCAATGAAATTATGCAAATGCAACGTTTTTTCCCTGAATTGCAAGTGAGTTTTGAAGTTGCTGATGATGAGCTAGTCGCGTGGGCATTTCCGCGAACGATAGGCGATGATAGTTTGTATGTTGAAGCGATGCGTTTTTTAAACCAATTACGCACTTCTGGAGAATTAGATCGCTTAATTGACCGTTATTATGGGCATATTGATTTTGCTGAATTTGATTATGTCGATACCCGCACATTCTATCGTCATGTACAGGAGCGATTGCCATTTTATCGTAAGCATTTTGAGCAAGTTGGCTTATTGTATAACTTAGATTGGCGATTATTAGCCGCTATGGGGTATCAAGAATCACATTGGAATCCTGATGCAGTTTCTTATACGGGCGTGCGTGGCATTATGATGTTGACCCATGCAACTGCGTTAGAGCTGAATATTCAAGACCGCGAGGATTCTATACAAAGCATTGATGGGGCTGCTCGTTATTTTTTAATGTTACGCGATAAACTGAATGAGAATATTCCAGAACCTGATAAAACATTTTTTACATTAGCCGCTTACAATGTGGGCTTGGGGCATTTGTATGATGCCCAACAACTCGCTCGTCAACAGGGTTTAGACCCTTATCGTTGGGTAGAAGTCAAAAAAATGTTACCGCTGTTAAGTGATCCAAAATGGTATCGACGGACTCGTCATGGTTATGCGCGTGGGAGTGAGCCAGTTTATTTTGTCAACAATGTCCGACGTTTTTATGATAAGTTGCTCGCTTCTTTAGATGTGCCTGTTGATGCGGATAAACAGGAAATTCGGATTTTTTCCCCTCAACAACAACCGACACAATATCTCTCTAAACCCAGTCAACTACCTGTTTTATAA
- the rsmI gene encoding 16S rRNA (cytidine(1402)-2'-O)-methyltransferase — translation MLNTTGVLYVVATPIGNLADFTLRAQQVLEKVQVIAAEDTRHSRHLLTHFGINTPLQALHEHNEKQATAQLISRLQAGESVALISDAGTPLISDPGRYLIEIAHTQHIQVVPIPGASALISALSVAGLSADQFIFAGFLPAKSTARQQVLQSLSAETKTLVFYEAPHRIVDSVTDMLHCFGTERIGILCKELTKLFETVQRDSLANLLLWLNEEVERQKGEFVIVIQGAQPLDTQALNPEAERVMRLLLTELPLKQAAKLASDITGVSKNKLYDWGLTQRD, via the coding sequence GTGTTAAATACAACAGGGGTATTATATGTTGTTGCTACCCCTATCGGAAATTTGGCAGATTTTACCCTGCGTGCCCAACAAGTGTTAGAAAAAGTGCAGGTTATTGCCGCTGAAGATACCCGTCATTCTCGCCACTTGCTCACTCATTTTGGCATTAATACGCCATTACAAGCCTTACATGAACATAATGAAAAGCAAGCAACTGCGCAATTAATCAGTCGTTTACAAGCAGGTGAGTCCGTTGCATTAATCAGTGATGCAGGTACGCCCTTAATTAGTGACCCTGGACGGTATTTAATTGAAATTGCTCATACACAACATATTCAAGTCGTCCCCATACCTGGGGCAAGCGCATTAATCAGTGCTTTATCTGTCGCTGGTTTAAGTGCTGACCAATTTATTTTTGCAGGATTTTTACCCGCAAAATCAACAGCTCGTCAACAGGTTTTGCAATCTTTATCCGCAGAGACTAAAACCTTGGTGTTTTATGAAGCACCGCACCGCATTGTTGATTCTGTCACCGACATGTTGCACTGCTTTGGAACTGAACGTATCGGTATCCTTTGCAAAGAACTCACCAAATTATTTGAAACGGTACAGCGTGATTCATTAGCCAATCTATTGCTATGGCTAAATGAGGAAGTGGAACGGCAAAAAGGTGAATTTGTGATTGTAATACAAGGTGCACAACCACTGGATACACAAGCACTTAATCCAGAGGCTGAGCGAGTTATGCGTTTATTATTAACCGAGTTACCCTTAAAACAAGCAGCTAAATTAGCCAGTGATATTACAGGGGTCAGCAAAAATAAATTATATGATTGGGGATTAACCCAGCGTGATTAA
- a CDS encoding penicillin-binding protein activator, translating into MYIRRLILVLSVLITLAGCQNIALFPEKNTNATKPTIIDPTQAAKRLETQGNYTGAAREYLRLASSVKEPQRQTYQLLAVNTLINGGLLEQAKTELTQVNPITTTLQMQIELAYARVALAENRLDEVNNRLSHITPDALPSNVRAQYYQLQAEILATQGNRIEAVRMLVQVDDLLEKDPFEGRNNQQNIWRTLSMISPQELGKLSLIQGDIFSGWVSLSQITQTTPSNQLAQSINTWRNSYPNHPANRYIVATLLRGGSNSVAGNQSNTTQNNNFSGQQIALLLPLTGNFKPQAEAIRDGIFAMLYNTTGQQPRINVYDTNASNVLQVYQQVTAKGDVSFIIGPLEKEAVKTLATSQSRLPVPTLALNYIDVPVNTANFYQFGLSPEDEASNVASRAWADGYRAAAVLYPETEWGGRVLNAFRMEWQKRGGQIATIEAYKNDFSAPVKRIATNPTVNMVFMAGFSQQLRQLRPYFDYYAATRLPIYSTSHVYTGAPNPQVDKDLNGVIFGDMPWIIAPDAQAQQLQTMLGNSMNDKTAQFKRLYAFGIDAYQLTQQVQALANQPYRQWQGQTGLLSLDATSSVRRQLVWARFVNGIPTNLQSGYNLQ; encoded by the coding sequence ATGTACATTCGTCGACTCATTCTCGTCTTAAGCGTCTTGATAACCCTTGCAGGTTGTCAAAATATTGCCCTATTTCCTGAAAAAAATACCAATGCAACCAAGCCTACCATTATAGACCCGACTCAAGCGGCAAAACGGCTAGAGACACAAGGGAATTATACAGGGGCTGCCCGTGAATATTTACGCCTTGCCAGTAGCGTTAAAGAACCACAGCGACAGACTTATCAATTATTAGCCGTCAATACCTTAATTAATGGGGGATTGTTAGAGCAGGCAAAAACTGAACTCACACAAGTTAATCCCATAACAACAACCCTGCAAATGCAAATCGAACTTGCCTATGCACGGGTTGCATTAGCAGAAAATCGGTTAGATGAAGTGAATAACCGTTTAAGCCATATTACCCCTGATGCTCTCCCCAGTAACGTGCGGGCGCAATACTATCAATTACAAGCAGAAATTTTAGCGACGCAAGGTAATCGGATAGAAGCGGTTAGAATGTTAGTACAGGTTGATGATTTATTAGAAAAAGACCCGTTTGAAGGGCGGAATAATCAACAAAATATTTGGCGTACCTTATCCATGATTTCCCCACAAGAGTTAGGGAAACTATCATTAATTCAAGGGGATATATTCTCAGGTTGGGTGAGTTTATCCCAAATTACACAAACCACCCCCAGCAATCAACTTGCACAAAGCATTAACACGTGGCGGAATAGCTACCCCAATCATCCCGCAAACCGTTATATTGTGGCAACTCTCTTACGTGGTGGTAGCAACAGTGTTGCGGGGAATCAGTCCAACACAACGCAAAATAACAACTTTTCAGGACAACAAATTGCATTATTATTACCGCTAACGGGCAATTTTAAACCCCAAGCAGAAGCGATTCGTGATGGGATTTTTGCCATGCTATACAACACAACAGGGCAACAACCCCGCATTAATGTCTATGATACTAATGCAAGCAATGTATTACAGGTATATCAACAAGTCACTGCAAAAGGTGATGTCAGTTTTATCATTGGTCCTTTAGAAAAAGAAGCCGTTAAAACACTGGCGACAAGTCAATCTCGCCTACCTGTGCCAACCCTTGCCCTTAACTATATTGATGTACCTGTTAATACGGCTAATTTCTATCAATTTGGACTTTCTCCTGAAGACGAAGCCAGCAATGTCGCCAGTCGCGCATGGGCAGATGGGTATCGTGCGGCAGCCGTTTTATACCCTGAAACAGAATGGGGCGGGCGGGTGCTGAATGCCTTTCGGATGGAATGGCAAAAACGAGGCGGGCAAATTGCAACCATTGAAGCCTATAAAAATGATTTCAGTGCACCTGTTAAACGTATCGCCACAAATCCCACGGTTAACATGGTCTTTATGGCAGGATTTTCCCAACAACTGCGCCAATTACGCCCTTACTTTGACTACTACGCTGCCACTCGTTTACCTATTTACAGCACCTCACATGTCTATACAGGCGCACCCAATCCACAAGTGGATAAAGACCTCAACGGCGTGATTTTTGGCGATATGCCTTGGATTATTGCACCCGATGCCCAAGCCCAACAACTACAAACCATGTTAGGCAACAGCATGAATGATAAAACCGCGCAATTTAAACGCTTATATGCTTTTGGGATTGATGCTTACCAATTGACTCAACAAGTACAAGCCCTTGCAAACCAACCCTATCGTCAATGGCAAGGACAAACAGGGCTTTTATCTTTAGACGCTACAAGTTCTGTACGTCGCCAATTAGTCTGGGCGCGTTTTGTCAATGGCATACCCACCAATTTACAAAGTGGATACAACCTACAATGA
- a CDS encoding YraN family protein produces the protein MNLIPRLSKGRWAEELAQQYLIQRGLTPLTQNYRCKWGEIDLILRDGNILVFVEVRYRQHQQYGGGISSITAQKQQRIASTAQHYLQQQRFVQLPTCRFDAVILSHSATNTAPDILWLKDAFRLT, from the coding sequence ATGAACCTTATTCCCCGTTTATCTAAAGGACGCTGGGCGGAAGAACTCGCGCAACAATACCTGATACAACGGGGACTCACCCCATTAACACAAAACTATCGTTGCAAATGGGGAGAAATTGACCTCATTTTGCGCGATGGCAACATACTAGTCTTTGTTGAAGTGCGTTACCGTCAACACCAACAATATGGCGGTGGCATTAGCAGTATTACTGCACAAAAACAACAACGTATTGCAAGCACTGCACAACATTACCTGCAACAACAACGCTTTGTTCAACTCCCTACCTGCCGTTTTGATGCCGTGATACTCAGTCATTCTGCAACAAATACAGCCCCCGACATTCTCTGGCTAAAAGATGCTTTTCGCTTAACTTGA
- a CDS encoding glutamine--tRNA ligase/YqeY domain fusion protein, producing MTEAATMTPNTANTDSVDNIEKKPAPNFIRHIINEDIRTNKHNGKVATRFPPEPNGYLHIGHAKSICLNFGLALEYNGICYMRFDDTNPSKEEMEYVESIKRDVHWLGFDWGEGNLRHSSDYFDQLYDYAVQLIKLGKAYVCSLSPEEIRAYRGTLTEVGKDSPYRNRSIEENLALFEKMRCGEFEEGQQVLRAKINMQSPNINMRDPVIYRIKKMSHHMTGDKWCIYPMYDYTHCLSDMLEGITHSICTLEFEDHRPLYDWVLDELQTPCHPQQIEFARLSLNYTVMSKRKLNELVMNNYVNGWSDPRLPTISGLRRRGYTPAAIRDFCERIGVTKSDTCIDMALLETCVREDLNNTAPRAFCVQRPLKLIIDNYPEGQVEYMEAPWLAEKPALGTRKIPFTRELIIEQEDFMENPPKGYFRLQPNGEVRLRYGYIVKCVSVDKDPTTGEVLAVHCTYDPETRHGMPQSNRKVKGTIHWLSATQSLPVEIRLYDRLFNVADPDGAGGDYKDHLNPESMVILTNSRVEPDLATAKPEDHYQFERLGYFCVDEYDSKPTQLVLNRTVTLRDTWAKVEKKGG from the coding sequence ATGACTGAAGCAGCCACAATGACACCCAACACCGCAAACACAGATAGCGTCGATAATATAGAAAAGAAACCCGCGCCGAATTTTATTCGTCATATCATCAATGAAGACATTCGGACAAATAAACACAATGGAAAAGTTGCAACCCGCTTTCCGCCCGAACCCAATGGCTACCTACATATTGGACATGCAAAATCCATCTGCCTCAATTTTGGATTAGCCTTAGAATACAACGGCATTTGCTACATGCGTTTCGACGATACCAATCCCAGCAAAGAAGAAATGGAATATGTCGAAAGCATTAAACGTGATGTACATTGGTTAGGCTTTGATTGGGGTGAAGGCAACTTGCGCCACTCCTCCGATTACTTCGACCAACTTTACGACTACGCAGTACAACTGATTAAACTGGGTAAAGCCTATGTTTGTAGCCTAAGCCCTGAAGAAATCCGCGCCTATCGTGGCACACTCACCGAAGTTGGCAAAGACAGCCCCTATCGTAACCGCTCTATTGAAGAAAACTTAGCCCTGTTCGAAAAAATGCGCTGTGGCGAATTTGAAGAAGGTCAGCAAGTGCTACGGGCGAAAATCAACATGCAATCGCCCAATATCAACATGCGCGACCCCGTCATTTATCGCATCAAAAAAATGTCCCACCACATGACAGGCGACAAATGGTGTATTTATCCCATGTATGACTATACCCATTGCCTTTCCGACATGTTAGAAGGCATTACCCACTCAATTTGCACCTTAGAATTCGAAGACCACCGCCCCTTATACGACTGGGTTTTAGACGAATTACAAACCCCTTGCCACCCACAACAAATTGAATTTGCCCGTTTATCACTCAATTACACCGTCATGAGTAAGCGCAAACTCAATGAATTAGTGATGAATAACTACGTCAATGGCTGGAGCGACCCCCGTTTACCCACTATCAGCGGTTTACGTCGTCGTGGTTATACCCCTGCCGCCATTCGTGATTTCTGCGAACGGATTGGCGTAACCAAATCCGATACCTGTATCGACATGGCATTATTAGAAACCTGCGTGCGCGAAGACCTCAACAATACCGCTCCCCGCGCTTTCTGCGTACAACGTCCCTTAAAACTCATCATTGATAACTATCCTGAAGGACAAGTCGAATACATGGAAGCCCCATGGTTAGCAGAAAAACCCGCGTTAGGTACACGTAAAATTCCATTTACCCGCGAGCTTATCATTGAACAAGAAGATTTTATGGAAAATCCGCCGAAAGGCTATTTCCGTTTGCAACCCAATGGCGAAGTCCGTCTGCGCTATGGTTATATTGTCAAATGTGTAAGCGTTGATAAAGACCCTACTACGGGCGAAGTGCTGGCAGTTCACTGCACCTATGACCCAGAAACCCGCCACGGTATGCCCCAAAGCAACCGCAAAGTCAAAGGCACAATTCACTGGTTATCTGCCACCCAATCGCTTCCTGTTGAAATACGCTTATATGACCGCTTATTTAACGTTGCAGACCCAGACGGCGCAGGCGGAGACTATAAAGACCATTTAAACCCCGAGTCGATGGTGATTCTAACCAATAGTCGAGTTGAACCTGATTTAGCGACGGCAAAGCCTGAAGACCATTATCAATTTGAACGATTAGGCTATTTCTGTGTGGACGAATACGATAGTAAACCCACGCAATTAGTGCTTAATCGCACTGTCACCTTGCGCGATACATGGGCAAAGGTAGAAAAGAAAGGCGGTTAA
- a CDS encoding glycosyltransferase family 9 protein, with the protein MMKFPAQKILLIATRQIGDVLLITPLLRSLRRAYPDAQIDVLVFKGKEGILKGNPDYQHLLTIAERPHWREHLALLARLFRRYDLAVSTLAGDRPVFYSWLAAPQRVSIVPPLDKKSAWKRWILQGWTELDDENTHTVTQNLRLADVLAIPRYSAVVAPSLPTDIAQLSTCLPFAWQKTPYAVLHLLPMWRYKRWTLAGWANIAHYLHQRGLKIILTGGGGETELKYLSEAMQKMPDSVVNLAGQLQFSEVATLLNHAKIYIGPDTAVTHLAAAVGVPTVALYGPTNPVKWSPYPSDYQADSPPFLKQGSQRCGNVFLIQGAGDCVPCHQEGCDRHRDSDSRCLQTLEPATVIQAIVTFLT; encoded by the coding sequence ATGATGAAATTTCCTGCACAGAAAATTTTATTAATCGCCACGCGCCAAATTGGCGATGTATTACTAATTACCCCCTTATTGCGTTCCTTGCGCCGTGCTTACCCTGATGCACAAATTGATGTCCTTGTGTTTAAGGGCAAAGAGGGAATTTTAAAAGGGAATCCTGATTATCAACACTTATTAACAATTGCAGAGCGTCCCCACTGGCGCGAGCATCTCGCCTTACTTGCACGACTTTTCCGCCGTTATGATTTAGCTGTCTCAACCTTAGCAGGAGATAGACCCGTTTTTTACAGTTGGCTGGCAGCACCTCAGCGGGTTTCGATTGTTCCTCCTTTAGATAAAAAATCAGCATGGAAACGTTGGATATTGCAAGGCTGGACAGAATTGGATGATGAAAATACGCACACAGTCACGCAAAATTTACGCCTTGCCGATGTATTAGCCATTCCACGTTATTCAGCCGTTGTCGCCCCCAGTTTACCGACTGATATTGCTCAATTATCCACTTGTTTACCTTTTGCATGGCAAAAAACACCTTACGCTGTTTTGCACCTACTGCCGATGTGGCGTTATAAACGCTGGACATTGGCAGGTTGGGCGAATATTGCCCATTATTTACATCAGCGAGGATTAAAAATTATTTTGACGGGCGGGGGTGGGGAAACAGAATTAAAGTATTTAAGCGAAGCTATGCAAAAAATGCCTGATTCTGTTGTTAATCTAGCAGGACAATTACAATTTTCTGAAGTAGCGACTTTATTAAATCATGCAAAAATTTATATCGGTCCTGATACTGCAGTCACTCATTTAGCGGCGGCGGTGGGTGTGCCAACAGTAGCATTATATGGCCCGACTAACCCTGTTAAATGGTCGCCATATCCCTCAGATTATCAAGCAGATAGTCCTCCATTTTTAAAGCAAGGGTCGCAACGTTGCGGGAATGTATTTTTAATTCAAGGTGCGGGGGATTGTGTGCCTTGTCATCAAGAAGGCTGTGACCGTCATCGAGACAGTGATAGCCGTTGTTTACAAACCTTAGAACCTGCAACCGTGATTCAGGCGATTGTTACGTTTTTAACTTGA
- a CDS encoding MarR family winged helix-turn-helix transcriptional regulator: protein MKNNDTTQPPYTSKMAASERFLDVMRELVFTYQAINSCAAKHIAEFDLTPAQFDIIATLGNTEGMTFKELGEKTLITKGTLTGVVDRLEQKGLVKRVAGTTDRRTLYAILTPEGVTVFEKVFPAHIAYLKQFFEKQSLPEQKVLIQHLRQLRTFFN from the coding sequence ATGAAAAACAATGACACGACACAACCCCCTTACACCAGTAAAATGGCAGCAAGCGAGCGATTTTTAGACGTAATGCGCGAGCTTGTTTTTACCTACCAAGCAATTAACAGTTGTGCAGCGAAACATATTGCCGAATTTGATTTAACCCCTGCACAATTTGATATTATTGCCACTTTAGGCAACACAGAAGGCATGACTTTTAAAGAATTAGGGGAAAAAACGCTGATTACAAAAGGCACGTTAACGGGTGTTGTCGACCGCTTAGAACAAAAAGGATTAGTCAAACGGGTTGCAGGAACAACCGACCGCCGTACCTTATATGCCATCTTAACCCCCGAAGGCGTGACAGTTTTCGAAAAAGTATTTCCTGCACATATCGCTTATTTAAAACAATTTTTCGAAAAACAAAGCCTCCCTGAACAAAAAGTGCTGATTCAACATTTAAGACAACTGAGAACCTTTTTTAATTAG
- a CDS encoding HlyC/CorC family transporter has protein sequence MTDIPLSVLFGTLALLILFSAFFSGSETSMMAINRYRLRHLAAKNHRGAQRVQTLLERPDRLIGVILLGNNFVNTFASSIATVIAIELMGEAGIPIAASVLTIIILIFGEVTPKTLAATYPERIAFPTSLLIKPLLTLLYPLVWATNMIGNAILAFFGFPTTDKNNYRLSREELRTVVHEAEGIIPKRHQQMLLSILDLEKASVEDIMVPRHEIVGIDLDDPIDVLIEQLSNIQHTHLPLYRESIDNVFGVVHIRTVVRLFRNKELTKESLEKIARDVYFIPDGTPLNTQLLNFQHHRQQVGLVVNEYGDIQGLVTIDDILEEIVGEFNTNPAAYSLSPSVHPQDDGSYLVDGSTSIRELNRALQWHLPTTGAKTLNGLILDYLEIFPEPGTSLRLEGHAIEVVQVTNNVIKTVKVYPLLHTTTKHPTP, from the coding sequence TTGACTGATATACCGCTCAGTGTATTGTTCGGCACGCTAGCTTTACTAATTCTATTCTCTGCCTTTTTCTCAGGTTCAGAGACCAGCATGATGGCGATTAATCGCTATCGGTTACGCCATTTAGCAGCGAAAAATCATCGTGGTGCGCAACGTGTGCAAACCCTACTAGAACGTCCTGACCGCCTTATTGGGGTTATTCTACTGGGAAATAACTTTGTCAATACTTTCGCCTCCTCCATTGCCACCGTGATTGCCATTGAATTAATGGGAGAAGCAGGTATTCCAATTGCTGCCTCTGTCTTAACCATTATTATCCTTATCTTTGGCGAAGTGACCCCTAAAACCCTCGCAGCGACTTATCCTGAACGGATTGCTTTTCCTACCTCTCTCCTGATAAAACCCTTACTCACATTACTCTATCCGCTCGTATGGGCAACCAACATGATTGGTAACGCCATACTCGCTTTTTTTGGCTTCCCAACCACAGATAAAAACAACTATCGCCTAAGTCGTGAAGAACTACGCACAGTTGTCCACGAAGCAGAAGGCATTATTCCAAAACGCCATCAACAAATGCTTTTAAGCATTCTCGATTTAGAAAAAGCCAGCGTAGAAGATATTATGGTACCTCGTCATGAAATCGTTGGCATCGATTTAGACGACCCCATCGACGTACTCATAGAACAATTAAGCAATATTCAACATACCCACTTACCGCTATATCGAGAAAGCATTGACAATGTTTTCGGTGTTGTACATATCCGCACCGTCGTCAGACTTTTTAGAAATAAAGAATTAACTAAAGAAAGTTTAGAAAAAATTGCCCGCGATGTTTACTTTATCCCTGATGGCACTCCCTTAAATACCCAACTGTTAAACTTCCAACATCACCGTCAACAAGTCGGTTTAGTTGTCAATGAATATGGTGATATTCAAGGACTTGTCACAATAGATGACATCCTAGAAGAAATTGTCGGCGAATTTAATACTAACCCTGCTGCTTATAGCCTAAGCCCCTCTGTCCATCCCCAAGATGACGGCAGTTATCTGGTTGATGGCAGTACCAGCATTCGCGAATTAAATCGTGCGTTACAATGGCATTTACCCACAACAGGCGCGAAAACCTTAAATGGTCTTATTCTCGATTATCTCGAAATTTTCCCCGAACCAGGTACTAGTTTACGCCTAGAAGGACATGCAATAGAAGTTGTACAAGTTACGAACAACGTTATTAAAACGGTAAAAGTTTATCCATTACTGCACACAACCACAAAACATCCAACCCCTTAA